The Esox lucius isolate fEsoLuc1 chromosome 20, fEsoLuc1.pri, whole genome shotgun sequence region CTCTGCTGAATAGAAGCAGCCCCATAGCCTGGTCCTGCTGCCACCATACTTGACAGTAGACTCTGTGTACTTTTGGCGATGATCTGCTTTGGCTTTGAGTCAAATACATCTTTTGGAATTAAGGCCAAACATTTTAACCTTGGCAcctgaccataacacattttcccacatggttTTTAGGAGATTGAATGTGTATTCTTGCAAAGTGTATACAGGCttttttttgtgagaaatggCCTATCATGTCTTTCTACCAAACCCCACAGCACAttcttacaaaataaaaactggtTGTAATATAAGGGAAGTGGCTAAATCATGCCATAAATACCAGccgttgtgttttttttatcctcccTTATGAGTTTTCTCCTTGCCctgtcatacattttggaggtttGACCGGATAATTGCAAAGTCCTGGTGGTTCAATCTTGCCTTCACTTGTTAATCATGTTTTTCACCATGTTTCATGAGCACATTAACACCGATTCAAGAAATCCATTCAAAAACTGTTGACAAGGAAATTTGACAAGGAATATTTTGGTAATCTCACCTAACCGCTGACTCTCTAAGTGTTATGAATGAGAtcactttttaatgtttttttcaggcAAACAGCAGACAAGTGAGATGGAACACAGATGTGTAATCCTTTTGAAATTGCTTTGAAATATTTCTCTCCTGATATTTACTTTTCAATAATAGGATCCCATGCATCTTCTGTTTGCTCCTTGTGGACCAAGGCTATCTGTAGTATGCAACCAAGAAACCTCCCAAGAAATCCTAAagaaacagctgattttattTAGGGCTAATCAGAATCACTTAAATTTGTCATATGACAACAAAttaccttttgtttttgtgattgGTCAAATCTGAACATAGTTACAACCACCATTATAAAGGGTCTGCACTAATACAACCAAGGCATATATTTGTCTTGATTTTAGCTTTTACATGAACAAAAGATGCATTTTCAATacgggtgtgtagacttcttatTCACTGTATAATAATATCCCTTTCGATGAAAGAGCTGtttgtaaattttttgttgAGTGGAATTGTATTTTTCGCCAACCACAGAATGTCACAAGGCTTCATTATAGTAGACTGATCACTGTTCAGCTGGGTATGGGCCCCTTGACCATCACATTTTTAGTACACATATGTGAGttagattaaaatgtttaacacaCTGGTCAATTAGACATTATAAACAGGATCATTATGGGAATCTGGAATGCGGATTTGGCTGAAAGCCATGGTGTATTGCTGTAAACAATATGGCACAAGggtgtgtggtgtatggccaatatacttCGACTAAGAACTGTTCTTCGGCAAGACCcattgcagagtgcctggacacagcgcttAGCTGTTTTATATTGGCAATACATGACAACCTGAGATGCattattgcttttataaacccAAACACAATTAGAGCAATAAAAGTGGTGATCTGTCATACCTGGGGTATATACAGTAGTGTAATATACCACAgcagtcagccaatcagcattggTTGGCAACATTTGTATAATTGCAATAAGTTCCCTGAGAGATTTATTGTCTGTTGCCAATATACCACCGTTAAGGGCGGTTTCAAGACCTTAGCCGTTatttattggccatataccacacctcctcatgccttattgcttaattaaaATGATGATTAGAAAGAAGGCTTCACCGGGATTTCAAACACCTGAAGCTCTTTATGGTTACATTAACACTGGTATAATAACACTTAGTTTTAATCTCTACACTACTATGACAGAAAACAATAATACAGTATGGACAGATATAACAGGTCCCGGAGCTTTTGGTGGAATAACCTCATTGCAGATTGCTGGGATTAAGAGAGGTAGTGGTGTTATGCATATGCATCTGGTCTCACTGAGGAAGTCTTATTTATTAGCCTCTGTTTTCATAAGCAtccttttgtctctgtctcgcCTGTCTTAAGATGAGTTTGAGAAGCAGAAGGTCACCTGGGCGGCACAGGTGACGTCTCTAAGACAACAAGCAGAACAGCGCAGCAAAGTGTGTGACTTTGTGAAGAAGGAGTCGGTAGAAGGCAGGTAAATGTCTGGGTCTGAATGCCTGAGCAAATAAATCTTAATGTATGCCTACAGCACCTACAgtatatgtactgtacactCTAGCAATATTTGTCTCTGACTCCCAAAGGAATATGTGTGGAGATGAACCGCCTAAAAAAGAGGCTGCCCCCAAGCCAGAAGTTCCCAAGCCAGAAGTTCCCAAGCCAGAAGTTCCCAAGCCAGAAGTTCCCCTGCCAGATGCAGCTAAACAAGATGCAGCCAAACAAGATGCAGCCAAACAAGATGCAGCCAAACAAGATGCAGCCAAACAAGATGCAGCCAAACAAGATGCAGCCAAACAAGATGCCCCAAAACAAGATGCCCCAAAACAAGATTCCATGCCTGCTGGACCAAAGACGAAATGAGCATAGCTGGGTATCTTTTGTCTTATCTTTTTTTGTATACCTTGTTTGTCAGCATTCCACTTTTAGTATACACCTTTAATCTGAAAACCAGggtttaacagtaaatgtacactaacattcaaaagtttgggggtCACTTCCTTATttctgaaagaaaagcatttttgacGGAcccgtaagtggagccggccaagaagagcgaatgtgac contains the following coding sequences:
- the zgc:174935 gene encoding pollen-specific leucine-rich repeat extensin-like protein 1 isoform X2; the protein is MKMQYVLVGLSVLASVVLLGLINVRKKEVVKEQKNTSFQSTKLRVTYDVQGEYRHELIRAQNLLDKTKALVNNLGSELSQIQAKEVQQKNDLEACLGQKKQATDNMGSVEEEISNAKNEFEKQKVTWAAQVTSLRQQAEQRSKVCDFVKKESVEGRNMCGDEPPKKEAAPKPEVPKPEVPKPEVPKPEVPLPDAAKQDAAKQDAAKQDAAKQDAAKQDAPKQDAPKQDSMPAGPKTK
- the zgc:174935 gene encoding putative uncharacterized protein DDB_G0294196 isoform X1; protein product: MKMQYVLVGLSVLASVVLLGLINVRKKEVVKEQKNTSFQSTKLRVTYDVQGEYRHELIRAQNLLDKTKALVNNLGSELSQIQAKEVQQKNDLEACLGQKKQATDNMGSVEEEISNAKNEFEKQKVTWAAQVTSLRQQAEQRSKVCDFVKKESVEGRNMCGDEPPKKEAAPKPEVPKPEVPKPEVPKPEVPLPDAAKQDAAKQDAAKQDAAKQDAAKQDAAKQDAAKQDAPKQDAPKQDSMPAGPKTK